Proteins encoded within one genomic window of Chloroflexota bacterium:
- a CDS encoding transposase — protein MKNAGNQTLSSVGLSPELSSARHALRRHTERFGVTTARVTGIRAAAASSIWCGCTYALTKLNNFTRRHSNGFAEGDNLKIKSINWRAFGYRNFNSFRHHVLTPFEPRYR, from the coding sequence TTGAAAAACGCGGGAAATCAAACGCTGTCATCGGTGGGCTTGTCCCCGGAGCTATCCAGCGCGCGGCATGCGCTCCGCCGCCACACGGAGCGCTTCGGCGTAACCACGGCGAGAGTGACTGGCATCCGAGCGGCAGCGGCGAGTTCGATCTGGTGCGGCTGCACATACGCCTTGACCAAGCTCAACAATTTCACGCGCCGACACAGCAACGGGTTCGCGGAAGGCGACAATCTGAAGATCAAGTCGATCAATTGGCGTGCCTTTGGCTACCGTAACTTCAACAGCTTCCGTCACCACGTTCTGACACCTTTTGAGCCCCGTTACCGGTAA
- a CDS encoding ATP-binding protein: MFTQDELPRFVFGANMTSGQIASSVVSVGHEIATINVTIGPRFLNLFSEQLYSSPNKAFEELVSNSWDAGAQHVYIGVPANLDDSSAAVWVLDDGESMDLKGLQILWHVAESPKRNAPAASGRPQIGKFGIGKLSTYILADEVTYVCKSGDGLIRAVTMDYRRIDEAAGSHLDLSVPSLGLGVRVIEEKDLGALLADLPAAKEILELISNGVPKPKSDSLWNDDYGADTPPPTDNLGTWTLVLLTHLKPKGRAMQAGWIRRILRTALPLGSTITIVFNEEALWPSKIEKGLAKEWRIGPGLGIPTISIPGDSDDEEVYRVTEADNPVPHVTIEGMEGQVTGFVRLYEDSISGGKSEALGFSNGFFVNIYGRVVNSTDPYFGLDDLSHTVWSKFRATIRADGLDDQIAVNREELQETESLRIFKGFLRAIFNKARVEHTKLIRAAWADVGDALVESWNAMPIEPLHRIVLERLENRTDLPEFIEVSGDVDEDKLRNEWDQTAKDRPGALINNVLFESSKPEDPLVHYDVHKRQVLVNSSHPFAVEHFGTVEQQQLLRDTALIELLTDAYMVDIGINDDQVHDVREYRDQVLRTIARVNRQSGGQIASMLMDATSHAKALEHIVGDALDYLGLSVRRLGQHGQPEGVATAPVSPKKLSMKQPDKIATYSFTYDAKSTTKRKAKTANLTIAGLKKHRIDEEADYTLMIAPDYQVAELLLSECEQNQITPMRAGDLARLVMLTAATGPIDLELFREIFAFTNPDDVGAWVKNLIEKTIKEPRLSLDLFFQALNSIGYTGPNAIHTSLIADRIAQASKGKVHPNRVSLNSLVSGLQVLVPNLIRLSPDGTLFLSTSPEKLRSAIQLQISEVPEEIRFGLGKQVS, from the coding sequence ATGTTCACGCAGGATGAGCTTCCCAGGTTCGTCTTTGGAGCTAATATGACAAGTGGTCAAATCGCTTCCAGTGTTGTGTCAGTTGGGCATGAGATTGCCACAATAAATGTAACGATTGGACCGAGATTCCTTAATCTGTTCAGCGAGCAATTGTACTCGTCTCCAAATAAAGCCTTTGAAGAGCTCGTGTCAAATTCTTGGGATGCTGGAGCACAGCATGTATACATCGGCGTACCTGCGAACTTAGATGATTCGTCCGCGGCTGTATGGGTATTGGACGACGGCGAATCAATGGATTTGAAAGGCTTACAAATTCTATGGCACGTTGCTGAATCACCGAAGAGGAACGCTCCTGCCGCAAGCGGCCGACCACAGATTGGCAAGTTCGGGATAGGTAAACTCTCTACTTATATTTTGGCAGACGAAGTCACATATGTATGCAAGTCGGGCGATGGGTTGATCCGAGCTGTAACCATGGACTATCGCAGAATCGATGAAGCAGCTGGAAGCCATTTGGATTTAAGCGTACCATCTCTGGGACTTGGTGTACGTGTCATTGAGGAAAAAGACCTCGGTGCATTGCTAGCTGATCTTCCCGCAGCCAAAGAGATTCTCGAGCTAATTAGCAACGGAGTACCAAAGCCGAAGAGCGACAGCCTTTGGAATGACGACTATGGTGCTGATACTCCCCCTCCAACTGACAATCTTGGGACTTGGACACTGGTCTTACTAACGCATCTAAAACCAAAAGGCAGAGCAATGCAGGCAGGTTGGATACGTCGAATATTGCGCACGGCATTGCCTTTGGGCTCCACGATAACGATTGTATTCAACGAAGAGGCTCTGTGGCCGTCGAAAATTGAAAAGGGTCTTGCAAAGGAATGGCGCATCGGCCCAGGTCTTGGCATTCCAACGATTTCGATACCTGGCGACTCCGATGATGAGGAGGTATATCGAGTAACAGAAGCGGACAATCCGGTTCCACATGTCACGATAGAAGGTATGGAAGGGCAAGTTACTGGCTTCGTCCGCCTGTATGAGGATTCGATTTCTGGAGGCAAGAGTGAGGCATTGGGTTTCTCAAATGGATTCTTCGTGAATATTTATGGACGTGTCGTAAACTCGACTGATCCGTACTTTGGATTGGACGATCTCAGCCACACAGTTTGGTCCAAATTTCGTGCGACGATACGTGCCGATGGTCTGGACGATCAGATCGCCGTAAATCGCGAGGAACTTCAGGAGACGGAGTCATTAAGGATCTTCAAGGGGTTTTTGCGAGCCATATTCAATAAGGCTCGTGTCGAGCATACCAAGTTGATTCGGGCAGCGTGGGCTGATGTCGGCGACGCCCTGGTCGAGTCTTGGAACGCGATGCCAATAGAGCCCTTACATCGTATAGTTCTTGAACGTTTGGAAAACCGTACAGATCTGCCGGAGTTCATTGAGGTATCTGGCGATGTGGACGAAGACAAGCTCAGGAATGAATGGGATCAGACCGCAAAAGATCGCCCAGGGGCACTGATTAACAATGTGTTATTTGAGTCATCGAAGCCGGAAGACCCATTGGTACACTATGATGTCCATAAGCGCCAAGTCTTAGTTAACAGCAGTCACCCATTTGCTGTCGAGCATTTCGGCACGGTTGAGCAGCAACAACTCTTGCGCGATACTGCGCTGATTGAGTTACTAACTGATGCATATATGGTGGATATCGGCATCAACGACGATCAAGTGCATGATGTTCGAGAATACCGCGATCAGGTTCTTCGAACAATCGCGCGAGTTAATCGCCAATCCGGGGGGCAAATTGCAAGCATGTTAATGGATGCCACATCACATGCCAAAGCCTTGGAACATATTGTCGGGGATGCGCTTGATTATTTAGGCTTAAGTGTGCGCCGCCTTGGCCAGCATGGACAACCCGAAGGAGTAGCGACGGCTCCAGTGTCGCCGAAGAAACTATCGATGAAGCAACCTGACAAGATTGCCACCTATAGTTTTACTTACGATGCAAAATCCACGACCAAACGCAAGGCAAAGACGGCAAATCTAACAATCGCGGGACTCAAGAAGCATCGCATTGATGAAGAGGCAGACTATACATTGATGATCGCACCAGATTACCAGGTGGCAGAACTTCTGCTTTCGGAGTGCGAACAGAACCAGATAACGCCAATGAGAGCTGGTGATTTGGCACGGCTCGTAATGTTGACCGCGGCTACTGGACCAATCGATCTGGAGCTATTTAGAGAAATCTTTGCTTTCACGAACCCTGATGATGTTGGAGCGTGGGTCAAAAACCTCATTGAGAAGACAATCAAGGAACCACGACTATCTCTGGATTTGTTTTTTCAGGCTCTTAACAGCATAGGCTATACTGGGCCGAATGCAATTCATACATCCCTTATTGCTGATAGGATAGCTCAAGCCTCCAAAGGGAAAGTCCATCCCAACAGAGTATCCCTTAACAGTCTAGTGAGTGGCCTTCAAGTACTTGTGCCCAATCTGATCAGGTTGAGTCCAGACGGCACGCTGTTCTTAAGCACTTCACCGGAAAAACTACGCAGCGCTATCCAGTTGCAGATAAGTGAAGTTCCTGAGGAAATCCGATTTGGCCTCGGCAAGCAGGTGTCATAA
- a CDS encoding ADP-ribosylglycohydrolase family protein, producing MQLPSDYAERVYAGVLGKLIGVYLGRPFEGWTRARVERELGEVRDYVNARMPGKPPIVVPDDDVSGTFTFLRALSDHGASPALTAAQVGQTWLNYLIERQTVLWWGGMGNSTEHTAYMRLKCGVPAPRSGSIALNGQVVAEQIGAQIFIDGWGMVAPGRPALAADLARKAASVSHDGEALHAAVLIAAMEAQAFVERDMDKLFETGLSFIPPDSLIARLISDVRRWSALDEDWRATHERIAATYGYDKYGGNCHVVPNHAIIILSLAYAPDDFAQALMIANTAGWDTDCNSGNVGCLLGIKDGLGAIDRGPVDWRGPVADRLYLPTADGGRCISDAVQEAERVVALGHALADLPYAPPKRGARFHFSRPGAVQGFHAEGDGARLSNIVRGGSRMLALHHAGVARMSTPTFLPEEAFRITGGYQLPASPTLYAGQTVEAAVVSDSSAQAALFVRMYGADDRLVEASGPAVMVRAGESARLTWSPAVVDGSPIAEVGVAVQDATPGTLYLDALTWSGAPDVTLRPPAHNGARWARAWVQACDDAWFRSNGLRVMQDEGAGLLIQGERGWRDYAVRATVVLHMAQRAGIAACVQGTRRYYALLLCDDGMARLVKALDGERVLAETAFAWALDGAYDMQLNTAGERLTAMIDGRVLFDLRDDDRPLNEGAVALVIAEGRLDCAAVAVRGLPRS from the coding sequence GTGCAACTGCCTTCCGATTACGCCGAGCGCGTGTATGCCGGCGTGCTGGGCAAGCTGATCGGCGTCTATCTCGGCCGCCCGTTCGAGGGCTGGACCCGCGCGCGCGTCGAGCGCGAGCTTGGCGAGGTGCGCGACTACGTCAACGCGCGCATGCCGGGCAAGCCGCCGATCGTCGTGCCCGACGACGACGTGAGCGGCACGTTCACGTTCCTGCGCGCGCTGTCCGACCACGGCGCGTCGCCGGCACTGACCGCCGCGCAGGTTGGCCAGACCTGGCTGAACTACCTGATCGAGCGGCAGACGGTGCTCTGGTGGGGCGGCATGGGCAACTCGACCGAGCACACGGCGTACATGCGGCTCAAGTGCGGCGTCCCCGCGCCGCGCTCCGGTTCGATCGCACTCAACGGGCAGGTGGTGGCCGAGCAGATCGGCGCGCAGATCTTCATCGACGGCTGGGGCATGGTCGCGCCCGGCCGCCCGGCGCTCGCCGCCGACCTGGCGCGCAAGGCCGCCTCGGTCAGCCACGACGGCGAGGCGCTGCACGCCGCCGTCCTCATCGCCGCGATGGAGGCGCAGGCGTTCGTTGAGCGCGATATGGACAAACTGTTCGAGACCGGACTGTCGTTCATCCCGCCGGACAGCCTGATTGCCAGGCTCATCAGCGACGTGCGCCGCTGGAGCGCGCTCGATGAAGACTGGCGCGCCACGCACGAGCGGATCGCCGCGACGTACGGCTACGACAAGTACGGCGGCAACTGCCACGTCGTGCCGAACCACGCGATCATCATCCTGTCGCTCGCCTATGCGCCCGACGACTTCGCGCAGGCGCTGATGATCGCCAACACGGCCGGCTGGGACACCGACTGCAACAGCGGCAACGTCGGTTGCCTGCTCGGTATCAAGGACGGCCTCGGTGCGATCGATCGCGGCCCGGTCGACTGGCGCGGTCCGGTGGCCGACCGGCTGTATCTGCCGACCGCCGACGGCGGCCGTTGTATCAGTGACGCCGTGCAGGAAGCGGAGCGCGTCGTCGCGCTCGGCCACGCGCTGGCCGACCTGCCGTATGCGCCGCCCAAGCGGGGCGCGCGCTTCCACTTCAGCCGGCCGGGCGCGGTGCAGGGCTTCCATGCCGAGGGGGATGGCGCGCGGCTGTCGAACATCGTGCGCGGCGGCAGCCGCATGCTGGCGCTGCATCACGCCGGCGTGGCGCGGATGAGCACGCCGACGTTCCTGCCGGAGGAGGCGTTCCGGATTACCGGCGGCTACCAGTTGCCGGCCTCGCCCACGCTCTACGCCGGGCAAACGGTCGAGGCGGCAGTCGTCAGCGACAGCAGCGCGCAGGCCGCGCTGTTCGTACGCATGTACGGCGCGGACGACCGCCTGGTCGAGGCGAGCGGCCCGGCCGTGATGGTGCGCGCGGGTGAATCTGCGCGCCTGACGTGGTCGCCGGCGGTGGTCGACGGCTCGCCGATCGCCGAGGTCGGCGTGGCGGTGCAAGACGCGACGCCGGGCACGCTCTATCTCGATGCGCTGACCTGGTCGGGCGCACCGGACGTGACGCTGCGGCCGCCCGCGCACAACGGCGCGCGCTGGGCGCGCGCCTGGGTGCAGGCGTGCGACGATGCGTGGTTCCGCAGCAACGGCCTGCGCGTCATGCAGGACGAGGGCGCCGGCCTGCTGATCCAGGGCGAGCGCGGCTGGCGCGACTATGCCGTGCGCGCGACCGTCGTGCTGCACATGGCGCAGCGCGCGGGCATCGCCGCTTGCGTGCAGGGCACGCGCCGCTACTACGCGCTGCTGCTGTGCGACGACGGCATGGCGCGACTGGTCAAGGCGCTGGATGGCGAGCGCGTGCTGGCCGAGACGGCGTTCGCGTGGGCGCTCGATGGCGCGTACGACATGCAGTTGAACACGGCGGGCGAGCGGCTGACGGCGATGATCGACGGGCGCGTGCTGTTCGATCTGCGTGACGACGACCGGCCGCTGAATGAGGGCGCGGTCGCGCTGGTGATTGCGGAGGGGCGGCTGGATTGCGCGGCGGTGGCCGTGCGGGGCTTGCCCAGGTCGTAG
- a CDS encoding Fpg/Nei family DNA glycosylase, with protein sequence MPELPELEVVAEVLRRRVVGLRVGGVELFRGSAIVVRDLTHVGFAEHMTGATLAGATRRGKFLVCPLEPAAGDALFLVINPKLTGRLQLVAPAEKRHAKTHIVWSLSDGRELRYIDQKTMGQVYLTPDTAVVPDFAGMGPEALEITREAFRERIRRFRGEIKGVLTRGDFVAGIGNAYADEILWAARLYPFRKRTQLKPPEIDALYDAMRATLSDATEKVRAEMGENIHLKPRDFMAVHMKSGEPCPRCGATISLIGANQRITNFCRTCQPGGMFRGM encoded by the coding sequence ATGCCTGAACTGCCTGAACTCGAAGTCGTCGCCGAAGTCCTGCGCCGCCGCGTGGTGGGCCTGCGTGTCGGGGGCGTCGAGCTGTTTCGCGGCAGCGCGATCGTCGTGCGCGACCTGACACATGTGGGATTCGCCGAGCACATGACCGGCGCAACGCTTGCCGGCGCCACGCGGCGCGGCAAGTTCCTCGTCTGCCCGCTGGAGCCGGCGGCCGGCGACGCACTGTTCCTCGTCATCAACCCCAAGCTGACCGGGCGATTGCAGCTCGTCGCGCCCGCCGAGAAGCGGCACGCCAAGACACACATCGTCTGGTCGCTGTCCGATGGCCGCGAGCTGCGCTACATCGACCAGAAGACGATGGGCCAGGTCTACCTGACGCCCGATACCGCCGTAGTGCCGGACTTCGCCGGCATGGGCCCCGAGGCGCTGGAGATCACCCGCGAGGCGTTCCGCGAGCGCATCCGGCGCTTCCGCGGCGAGATTAAGGGCGTGCTGACGCGCGGCGACTTCGTGGCGGGCATTGGCAACGCGTACGCCGACGAGATCCTCTGGGCGGCGCGCCTCTACCCGTTCCGCAAGCGCACGCAGTTGAAGCCGCCCGAGATCGACGCGCTCTACGACGCGATGCGCGCGACGCTGAGCGATGCGACGGAGAAGGTGCGCGCCGAGATGGGTGAGAACATCCACCTCAAGCCGCGCGACTTCATGGCCGTGCACATGAAGAGCGGCGAGCCGTGCCCGCGCTGCGGCGCGACCATCTCGCTGATCGGCGCGAACCAGCGCATCACAAACTTCTGCCGCACCTGCCAGCCGGGCGGCATGTTCCGGGGCATGTGA
- a CDS encoding FadR family transcriptional regulator: MSAPAYKTIRAERLYEQIVSQIELRITNGDLKVGDQLPTERDLGVQFGVSRTAVREAIKSLSEKGLVDVQPGRGTFITNGTSRAVRHSLDLAMKFGGREAVRQLVEVREIFEPEIAALAAVRAQAEHIAALNDAVAAMDAALSDSDTFIEADLDFHLTLAEATDNPLILNLIDPIVDLLREQRSQIFRVNGGAQRGQSHHKRILDAVTRHDPVAARAAMQDHLRQVRQDSGASDPVV; the protein is encoded by the coding sequence ATGAGCGCACCCGCCTACAAAACCATCCGCGCCGAACGGCTGTACGAGCAGATCGTCAGCCAGATCGAGCTACGGATCACGAATGGCGACCTCAAGGTCGGCGACCAACTGCCGACCGAGCGCGATTTGGGCGTCCAGTTCGGCGTCAGCCGCACGGCGGTGCGCGAGGCGATCAAGTCGCTTTCCGAAAAAGGGCTGGTTGATGTGCAGCCCGGGCGCGGCACGTTCATCACCAACGGCACCTCGCGCGCCGTGCGCCACTCGCTTGATCTCGCCATGAAGTTCGGCGGCCGCGAGGCGGTGCGGCAACTCGTCGAGGTGCGCGAGATCTTCGAGCCGGAGATCGCCGCGCTGGCCGCCGTCCGCGCGCAGGCCGAGCACATCGCAGCGCTGAACGATGCGGTCGCCGCGATGGATGCCGCGCTGTCCGATTCGGACACGTTCATCGAGGCCGACCTCGACTTCCACCTGACGCTGGCCGAAGCGACCGACAACCCGCTCATCCTCAACCTGATCGACCCGATCGTCGATCTGCTGCGCGAGCAGCGCTCGCAGATCTTCCGCGTGAATGGCGGCGCCCAGCGCGGGCAGTCGCATCACAAGCGCATTCTCGATGCCGTCACGCGCCACGACCCGGTCGCCGCGCGCGCGGCGATGCAGGACCATTTGCGGCAAGTGCGTCAAGACAGTGGAGCCTCAGACCCCGTGGTTTGA
- a CDS encoding BtpA/SgcQ family protein — protein sequence MTRFREIFPNPKPIVGMIALPPLPGYPEFTRIDAYIERALGDLRALEDGGADGVCVENDYDHPHTLTGGPEIIASFTRIVSEVMRHARVPVGLEVLLNDWRASLAIALATGAQFIRMDFFVDRVRIKAGVIEPEPEAVLAYRARIRAEHVALFTDVQVKYSESLEPGKRLSTSVRQAVQHGADAVIVTGRETGQPPTLDDVREAREAAGDFPVLLGSGTAPGNAGALLRVADGALVGTSLKDGSDWPYTVVPSRVRALMDVVRGVRANPAL from the coding sequence ATGACCCGCTTTCGAGAGATCTTCCCGAACCCCAAACCGATCGTCGGCATGATCGCCCTGCCGCCGCTTCCGGGCTACCCCGAGTTCACGCGCATCGACGCGTACATCGAGCGCGCGCTGGGCGACCTGCGCGCGCTGGAGGACGGCGGCGCGGACGGCGTCTGCGTCGAGAACGACTACGACCACCCGCACACACTGACTGGCGGGCCGGAGATCATCGCGTCGTTCACGCGCATCGTGAGCGAGGTGATGCGCCACGCGCGCGTGCCGGTCGGGCTGGAGGTGCTGCTGAACGACTGGCGCGCTTCGCTGGCGATCGCGCTGGCGACCGGCGCGCAGTTCATCCGCATGGACTTCTTCGTCGACCGCGTGCGCATCAAGGCCGGCGTGATCGAGCCGGAGCCGGAGGCGGTGCTGGCCTACCGCGCGCGCATCCGGGCCGAGCACGTCGCGCTGTTCACCGACGTGCAGGTCAAATACAGTGAGTCGCTGGAGCCGGGCAAGCGGCTGTCCACCTCGGTGCGGCAGGCGGTGCAGCATGGCGCGGATGCCGTGATCGTCACCGGCCGCGAGACCGGCCAACCGCCGACGCTGGATGACGTGCGCGAGGCGCGCGAGGCGGCTGGCGACTTCCCGGTGTTGCTCGGCAGCGGCACCGCGCCCGGCAACGCCGGCGCGCTGCTGCGTGTCGCCGACGGCGCGCTGGTCGGCACGTCGCTCAAAGATGGCAGCGACTGGCCGTACACCGTCGTGCCGTCGCGCGTGCGCGCGCTGATGGACGTGGTGCGCGGCGTGCGCGCCAATCCCGCCCTATGA